The following coding sequences are from one Oncorhynchus nerka isolate Pitt River linkage group LG6, Oner_Uvic_2.0, whole genome shotgun sequence window:
- the LOC115130997 gene encoding protocadherin alpha-8-like — protein MEQRGCGAWLEGRQWVVLLVALIFFWSGASAQIKYSISEEVKEGTVVGNIAKDLGIDLSTLTERGFRIVSVSTEPLFQVNQNDGILYVNRKIDREEVCERSSVCLINLKTVLENPLEIHYVAVDVLDVNDHSPSFPDKEKRLEISESALPGARFQLQTARDPDGGIYSVQQYKLSHNDHFRLEVMDRDEDGKIPILNLQKPLDKESTRTHRFLLTAIDGGIPPRSGTINIIVDVLDVNDNMPVFNEESYSVMLNENAPVGTTVVQVNATDIDDNLNGEVIYSFGNNVNSKLRNLFDVDTNTGEVIVKGLIDFEVKDRYEIDIQASDRGAVPLTTYKSVKIKIVDLNDNAPEIEVTSFSKPIPEYSRSGTTVALISVNDLDSGFNGKVICSITEDVPFKLMPSLQDNMYSVVTKSPLDREEVSQYDFTIVAKDEGQPSLSSVKTIIIVVSDVNDNSPDFSLSPYTFYVTENNDPGGSVFSVSASDRDINENALISYHILRDSVEENKWASFLNINLENGNILALKSFDFERLKSFQFQVVATDSGTPSLSTNVTVNVFILDQNDNAPVILYPVRTNGSAEGVEEIPRNVKAGHLVTKVRAYDADIGYNGWLLFSLQEVTDHSLFALDRYTGQIRTLRSFTETDEAEHKLVILVKDNGNVSLSATATVIINVVEPKEAFAASDVKSSVKDEEENSVTFYLIVTLGSVSTLFLISIIVLIVMQCSKTTDYSSKYLQDVNYDGTLCHSIQYRSGDNRYMLVGPRMSIGSTIVPGSNGNTLVIPEQSRLASREVRC, from the coding sequence ATGGAACAAAGAGGATGCGGTGCATGGCTGGAGGGACGGCAGTGGGTCGTCTTATTAGTTGCTTTGATTTTCTTTTGGAGCGGGGCTTCAGCTCAAATAAAATACTCCATCTCTGAAGAGGTTAAGGAAGGAACTGTCGTGGGGAATATAGCTAAGGATTTGGGAATAGATCTGAGTACCTTGACTGAAAGGGGATTTCGAATCGTGTCTGTTTCGACCGAGCCCCTTTTCCAGGTAAACCAGAATGACGGCATCTTGTATGTGAACCGAAAAATAGACCGAGAGGAGGTGTGTGAACGGAGCAGCGTGTGTTTGATCAACCTGAAAACCGTTCTAGAGAACCCGCTGGAGATTCATTATGTTGCGGTGGATGTGTTAGACGTTAACGACCATTCTCCCAGCTTTCCAGATAAAGAGAAACGGTTAGAGATATCTGAGTCCGCATTGCCGGGAGCACGATTTCAGCTACAAACAGCGCGCGACCCAGACGGTGGAATATATTCTGTTCAACAGTATAAACTCAGCCACAATGATCATTTCCGTTTAGAGGTTATGGACAGAGATGAAGATGGTAAAATTCCTATTCTAAATCTACAGAAACCGCTAGATAAAGAATCAACGAGGACCCATAGATTTCTGCTCACAGCTATTGATGGAGGTATACCTCCTAGATCTGGTACTATCAACATAATTGTCGACGTTTTAGATGTAAATGATAATATGCCAGTTTTCAACGAAGAGTCATACTCTGTAATGTTGAATGAAAATGCCCCTGTTGGCACGACAGTTGTACAAGTAAACGCTACGGATATAGATGATAATTTGAACGGTGAGGTTATTTACTCTTTTGGTAATAATGTAAATAGTAAGTTACGTAATCTATTTGATGTTGACACTAATACTGGTGAAGTAATTGTGAAAGGACTGATAGACTTTGAGGTTAAAGATCGCTATGAAATTGATATACAGGCATCAGACAGGGGAGCCGTTCCCTTGACAACTTACAAAAGCGTAAAAATAAAAATTGTTGACCTCAACGACAATGCACCTGAAATAGAGGTGACATCCTTTTCTAAGCCAATCCCCGAATATTCCAGATCCGGAACCACTGTAGCTCTAATTAGTGTTAATGATTTAGACTCTGGTTTCAATGGCAAAGTGATCTGTTCTATAACTGAGGACGTCCCTTTCAAACTAATGCCGTCTTTACAGGACAACATGTACTCTGTAGTCACCAAGTCACCGCTGGATAGAGAGGAAGTATCTCAATACGATTTTACAATAGTTGCCAAAGACGAAGGCCAGCCTTCCTTGTCATCTGTAAAGactattattattgttgtatCAGATGTGAATGATAACAGTCCAGATTTTTCACTGAGTCCTTATACTTTCTATGTCACTGAGAATAACGACCCAGGAGGCTCAGTATTTTCCGTCAGTGCCTCAGATCGTGACATAAATGAAAACGCTCTGATTTCATATCATATTCTGAGAGACAGTGTCGAGGAGAACAAATGGGCATCTTTTCTAAACATAAACTTGGAAAATGGGAACATTTTGGCTCTAAAAAGCTTTGACTTTGAAAGGTTAAAATCATTCCAATTTCAAGTTGTAGCTACAGACTCTGGAACTCCGTCCCTAAGCACCAACGTCACAGTGAACGTGTTCATTCTGGATCAGAACGACAACGCTCCAGTGATCTTGTATCCAGTCAGAACTAACGGTTCCGCTGAAGGTGTGGAGGAGATTCCCCGCAATGTGAAGGCAGGCCATTTGGTGACTAAAGTGAGAGCCTATGACGCTGATATAGGATACAACGGCTGGTTATTATTTTCACTGCAGGAAGTTACTGACCACAGTCTCTTTGCTTTGGACCGTTATACAGGACAGATACGGACACTTCGGTCATTCACAGAGACAGACGAGGCTGAGCATAAACTGGTCATACTGGTAAAAGACAATGGGAACGTTTCACTGTCAGCAACAGCTACTGTGATTATCAACGTTGTGGAGCCCAAAGAGGCGTTTGCAGCTTCTGATGTTAAAAGTTCAGTGAAAGACGAGGAGGAGAACAGCGTTACATTTTATTTGATCGTTACTTTGGGGTCAGTTTCAACGCTTTTTCTCATCAGCATCATCGTGTTGATTGTAATGCAGTGCTCCAAAACCACAGACTATTCCTCCAAGTATTTACAAGATGTGAATTACGACGGGACACTGTGCCACAGCATCCAGTACAGATCCGGAGACAATCGGTACATGTTAGTTGGACCCAGAATGAGTATAGGTTCTACAATTGTCCCTGGCAGCAATGGAAATACTCTAGTGATACCCGAACAAAGTAGACTTGCGTCTAGAGAGGTAAGATGTTGA
- the LOC115130998 gene encoding protocadherin alpha-3-like: MEQRGCWAWLERRQWVTYVVALVLFWSGASAQIRYSISEELKEGTVVGNIAKDLGIELSTLKERGFRIVSGSTEPFFQVNHNNGILYVNRKIDREKVCERSSVCLINLKTVLENPLEIHYVAVEVLDVNDHSPSFSEKEKRLEISESALPGARFQLQAARDSDSGQFSVQQYKLSDNDHFRIEVKDRGEDRKIPFLILLKQLDREVTKNHVLLFAALDGGKPVRSGTSEIKIEVLDVNDNSPIFTKDVYSVRLSENVPVGATVIQVNATDLDEGANGEVRYSFGNEVDRKVRELFILDSITGEITVKSVIDYEENNIYEIDIQASDQGLAPLTTDKSVIVKIVDVNDNAPEIEVTSFSNAIAEDSKPGTTVALISVNDLDSGLNGKVICSVLEDLPFKLMSSLQDNMYSVITKSPLDREKQSEYDLTIVAKDEGQPSLSSIKTISVVVSDVNDNSPEFSLSPYIVYVTENNDPGGSAFSVSASDLDINENALISYTILRDSGEQNKWASFLSINSENGNILALKSFDFETLKTFQFQVAATDSGTPSLSSNVTVNVFILDQNDNAPVILYPVRTNGSAEGVEEIPRNVKAGHLVTKVRAYDADIGYNGWLLFSLQEVTDHSLFALDRYSGRIRTLRSFTETDEAEHKLVILVKDNGNVSLSATATVIINAVEPKEAFAASDVKSSVKDDEEENSVTFYLIITLGSVSTLFLISIIVLIVMQCSKPTDYSSKYLQDVNNDGTLCHSIQYRSGDKRYMLVGPRMSIGSTIVPGSNGNTLVLPNYKRRASGEVRS; this comes from the coding sequence ATGGAACAAAGAGGATGCTGGGCATGGCTGGAGCGACGGCAGTGGGTCACCTACGTGGTTGCTTTGGTTCTCTTTTGGAGCGGAGCTTCTGCTCAGATAAGATACTCCATCTCTGAAGAGCTTAAGGAAGGAACTGTAGTGGGGAATATAGCTAAGGATTTGGGAATAGAACTGAGCACGTTGAAAGAAAGGGGATTTCGAATCGTGTCTGGCTCGACCGAGCCCTTTTTCCAGGTAAATCACAATAATGGCATCTTGTATGTGAATCGaaaaatagacagagagaaggtGTGCGAACGGAGCAGCGTGTGTTTAATAAACCTGAAAACCGTTCTAGAAAACCCGCTGGAGATCCATTATGTCGCGGTGGAGGTGTTAGATGTTAACGACCATTCTCCCAGCTTTTCAGAGAAAGAGAAACGGTTAGAGATTTCAGAATCTGCATTACCGGGAGCGCGATTTCAGTTACAAGCAGCGCGCGACTCAGATAGTGGCCAATTCTCCGTTCAACAATATAAACTCAGTGACAATGACCATTTTCGTATAGAAGTTAAAGATAGAGGTGAAGACCGTAAAATACCGTTTTTAATTTTACTGAAGCAGTTAGACAGGGAAGTTACTAAGAACCATGTGTTATTATTTGCAGCCTTGGATGGAGGAAAACCAGTGAGGTCTGGCACCAGCGAAATAAAGATTGAGGTATTGGATGTTAATGACAATTCCCCCATTTTTACTAAAGACGTGTACTCTGTAAGGCTTAGTGAAAATGTTCCTGTCGGTGCAACTGTCATTCAGGTAAACGCAACCGATTTAGACGAAGGTGCAAACGGTGAAGTTAGATATTCATTTGGTAATGAAGTAGATAGAAAGGTACGGGAGCTTTTTATTTTGGATTCGATTACTGGTGAAATAACAGTCAAAAGTGTGATAGATTATGAGGAAAATAATATATATGAGATTGATATACAAGCATCAGACCAAGGACTTGCTCCCCTCACAACCGACAAAAGCGTCATAGTAAAGATTGTTGACGTCAACGACAATGCGCCTGAGATTGAGGTGACATCCTTTTCGAATGCAATAGCCGAGGACTCTAAACCCGGAACCACAGTCGCACTAATCAGTGTTAATGATTTGGACTCTGGTCTCAATGGGAAAGTTATTTGCTCAGTACTTGAAGATTTACCTTTCAAACTAATGTCGTCTTTACAAGATAACATGTATTCTGTTATCACAAAGTCGCCACTGGATAGAGAGAAACAATCTGAATATGATTTAACAATTGTTGCCAAAGACGAAGGCCAGCCTTCCTTGTCATCTATAAAGACTATCAGCGTTGTTGTATCAGATGTAAATGATAACAGTCCAGAGTTTTCACTGAGTCCCTATATTGTTTATGTCACTGAAAATAACGACCCAGGAGGCTCAGCATTTTCGGTGAGTGCCTCAGATCTTGACATAAATGAAAACGCACTTATTTCATATACTATTCTGAGAGACAGTGGTGAGCAGAACAAATGGGCATCTTTTCTTAGTATTAATTCTGAAAATGGGAATATATTGGCGCTAAAAAGCTTTGACTTTGAAACTTTAAAAACATTCCAATTCCAAGTTGCAGCTACAGACTCTGGAACTCCGTCTCTAAGCAGCAACGTCACAGTGAATGTGTTCATTCTGGATCAGAACGACAACGCTCCAGTGATCTTGTATCCAGTCAGAACTAACGGTTCCGCTGAAGGTGTGGAGGAGATTCCCCGCAATGTGAAGGCAGGCCATTTGGTGACTAAAGTGAGAGCCTATGACGCTGATATAGGATACAACGGCTGGTTATTATTTTCACTGCAGGAAGTTACTGACCACAGTCTCTTTGCTTTGGACCGCTATAGTGGACGGATAAGGACACTTCGGTCATTCACAGAGACAGACGAGGCTGAGCATAAACTGGTCATACTGGTAAAAGACAATGGGAACGTTTCACTGTCAGCAACAGCTACTGTTATTATCAACGCTGTGGAGCCCAAAGAGGCTTTTGCAGCTTCTGATGTGAAAAGTTCAGTAAAAGATGACGAGGAGGAGAACAGCGTTACATTTTATTTGATCATTACTTTGGGGTCAGTTTCAACGCTTTTTCTCATCAGTATCATCGTGTTGATTGTAATGCAGTGCTCCAAACCCACAGACTATTCCTCCAAGTATTTACAAGATGTGAATAACGACGGGACACTGTGCCACAGCATCCAGTACAGATCCGGAGACAAACGGTACATGTTAGTTGGACCCAGAATGAGTATAGGTTCTACAATTGTCCCTGGCAGCAATGGAAACACTCTAGTGCTACCCAACTACAAGAGGAGAGCTTCTGGCGAGGTAAGAAGTTGA
- the LOC115131000 gene encoding protocadherin alpha-3-like, whose amino-acid sequence MEQRGCGAWQERCQWVAFMVALVLFWSRASAQIRYSIAEELKEGTVVGNIAKDLGIELSTLKERGFRIVSGSTEPLFQVNQNNGILYVNRKIDREEVCERSSVCLINLKTVLENPLEIHYVAVEVLDVNDHSPSFPDTEKRLEISESVLPGVRFQLQAALDPDSGQYSVQQYKLSHNEHFRLEVKDRGKDAKTPVLNLLKPLDRETTGSHRLLLTAIDGGKPPRSGTIEIIVDVLDVNDNMPVFTKESYTVKLNENSPIGSNVVQVNATDLDEGSNGEIVYSFGNNVNRKLRELFDVNINTGEITVKGGIDFEIEDSYDIDIQASDKGPAPFKTDKSVIVNIVDLNDNAPEIEVTSFSSAIPEDSRPGTTVALISVNDLDSGLNGKVLSSISEGVPFTLTPSLQDNMYSVVTKSPLDREKQSEYDLTIVAKDAGEPSLSSIKTISVVVSDVNDNSPEFSLSPYTFYVTENNDPGASIFSVSASDPDINENALISYHIPRDSGDENKWASFLNINSENGNILALKSFDFETLKTFQFQVVATDSGTPSQCSNVTVNVFILDQNDNAPVILYPVSANGSSEGVEEIPRNVNAGHLVTKVRTYDADIGYNGWLLFSLQEVTDHSLFALDRYTGQIRTLRSFTETDEAEHKLVILVKDNGNVSLSATATVIIKVVEPKEAFAASDVKSSVKDEEENSVTFYLIITLGSVSTLFLISIIVLIVMQCSKPPDYSSKYLQDVNYDGTLCHSIQYRSGDNRYMLVGPRMSIGSTIVPGSNGNTLVLPDHRRRASGEVRNGKIPRIPQMYCAKH is encoded by the coding sequence ATGGAACAAAGAGGATGCGGGGCATGGCAGGAGCGTTGCCAATGGGTCGCCTTCATGGTTGCTTTGGTTCTCTTTTGGAGCAGAGCTTCTGCTCAGATAAGGTACTCAATCGCTGAAGAGCTTAAGGAAGGAACTGTCGTGGGGAATATAGCTAAGGATTTGGGAATAGAACTGAGCACGTTGAAAGAAAGGGGATTTCGAATCGTGTCTGGCTCGACCGAGCCCCTTTTCCAGGTAAATCAGAATAATGGCATATTGTATGTGAATCGAAAAATAGACCGAGAGGAGGTGTGCGAACGGAGCAGCGTGTGTTTGATCAACCTGAAAACCGTTCTAGAGAACCCGCTGGAGATCCATTATGTCGCGGTGGAGGTGTTAGATGTGAACGACCATTCTCCCAGCTTTCCCGACACAGAGAAACGATTAGAGATTTCAGAGTCCGTGTTACCAGGCGTGAGATTTCAGCTACAAGCTGCACTCGATCCAGATAGCGGGCAATACTCTGTTCAACAATATAAACTCAGTCATAATGAACATTTTCGCCTGGAAGTTAAGGACCGAGGCAAGGATGCGAAAACTCCTGTTTTGAATTTACTGAAGCCGCTAGATAGAGAGACTACAGGGAGCCATAGATTACTACTTACTGCCATTGATGGCGGAAAACCTCCAAGGTCTGGGACTATAGAAATAATTGTGGACGTTTTAGATGTAAATGATAATATGCCTGTTTTCACTAAAGAGTCATACACTGTAAAACTGAACGAAAATTCTCCAATTGGCTCAAACGTTGTACAGGTAAATGCTACGGATTTAGACGAAGGTTCAAATGGTGAGATAGTTTACTCCTTCGGTAATAATGTGAATAGGAAATTACGTGAGCTTTTCGATGTGAATATCAACACCGGTGAAATAACTGTAAAAGGAGGGATCGATTTTGAGATAGAAGACAGCTATGACATTGATATTCAGGCATCTGATAAGGGACCTGCTCCTTTTAAAACGGACAAAAGTGTCATTGTAAATATTGTTGACCTGAACGACAACGCACCTGAGATAGAGGTGACATCATTTTCTAGCGCAATCCCCGAAGATTCTAGACCCGGAACCACAGTCGCGCTAATCAGTGTAAATGACTTGGACTCTGGTCTCAATGGAAAAGTTCTGTCTTCTATAAGTGAGGGCGTCCCGTTCACTCTAACGCCGTCATTACAGGACAACATGTATTCTGTAGTCACCAAGTCACCACTAGATAGGGAGAAACAGTCTGAATATGATCTAACAATAGTAGCCAAAGACGCAGGGGAACCGTCCTTGTCATCTATAAAGACTATCAGCGTTGTTGTATCAGATGTGAATGATAACAGTCCAGAGTTTTCACTGAGTCCCTATACTTTCTATGTCACGGAGAATAACGACCCAGGTGCCTCAATATTTTCCGTGAGTGCGTCAGATCCTGACATAAATGAAAACGCTCTTATTTCATATCATATTCCGAGAGACAGTGGCGACGAGAACAAATGGGCGTCTTTTCTAAACATAAATTCTGAAAATGGGAATATACTGGCGCTAAAAAGTTTTGACTTTGAAACATTAAAAACATTCCAATTCCAAGTTGTAGCTACAGACTCTGGAACTCCGTCACAATGCAGCAACGTCACAGTCAACGTGTTCATTCTGGATCAGAACGACAACGCTCCAGTGATCTTGTATCCAGTCAGCGCTAACGGTTcctctgaaggtgtggaggagATTCCCCGTAATGTGAACGCAGGCCATTTGGTGACTAAAGTGAGAACCTATGACGCTGATATCGGATACAACGGCTGGTTATTATTTTCACTGCAGGAAGTTACTGACCACAGCCTCTTTGCTTTGGACCGCTATACAGGACAGATAAGGACACTTCGGTCATTCACAGAGACAGACGAGGCTGAGCATAAACTGGTCATACTGGTAAAAGACAATGGGAACGTTTCACTGTCAGCAACAGCTACTGTGATTATCAAGGTTGTGGAGCCCAAAGAGGCTTTTGCAGCTTCTGATGTTAAAAGTTCAGTAAAAGACGAGGAGGAGAACAGCGTTACATTTTATTTGATCATTACATTGGGGTCAGTTTCAACGCTTTTTCTCATCAGCATCATCGTGTTGATTGTAATGCAGTGCTCCAAACCCCCAGACTATTCCTCCAAGTATTTACAAGATGTGAATTACGACGGGACACTGTGCCACAGCATTCAGTACAGATCCGGAGACAATCGGTACATGTTAGTTGGACCCAGAATGAGTATAGGTTCTACTATAGTCCCGGGTAGCAATGGGAATACTCTAGTTCTACCTGACCATAGGAGGAGAGCTTCTGGAGAGGTAAGAAATGGAAAAATACCCCGTATCCCACAAATGTATTGTGCCAAGCATTGA
- the LOC115131001 gene encoding protocadherin alpha-3-like: MEQRGRGAWLEGRQWVVFMVALVLFWSGGSAQIRYSISEELKEGTVVGNIAKDLGIELSTLKERGFRIVSGSTDPLFQVNQNDGILYVNRKIDREEVCERSSVCLINLKTVLENPLEIHYVAVEVLDVNDHSPIFPEKEKRLEISESAVPGARFQLNAAHDRDGGIYSIQQYKLSPNDHFRLEVKDRGEDRKTPTLILQKALDREAIRSHRLLLTAIDGGKPPRSGDMRITVDVLDVNDNTPVFTKEVYSVTLNENAPLGTTVIQMNATDLDEGSNGEIMYSFANDVGGRVRKRFDLDCITGEIIVKGVINFEENNSFEIDIQASDKGTAPLTTDKTIIINVIDVNDNAPEIEVTSFSNAIPEDSKPGTTVALISVNDLDSGLNGKVLCSLLEDVPFKLIPSLQDNMYSVVTKSPLDREKETEYDLTIVAKDAGEPSLSSIKTISVVVSDVNDNSPEFSLSPYAFYVTENNIPGASVFSVSASDPDMNENALISYHILRDGGEENKWASFLSINSENGNILALKSFDFETLKTFNFQVVATDSGTPSQNSNVTVNVFILDQNDNTPRILYPVSANGSAEGVEEIPRNVNAGHLVTKVRAYDADIGYNGWLLFSLQEVTDHSLCALDRYTGQIRTLRSFTETDEAAHKLVILVKDNGNVSLSATATVIINVVEPKEAFAASDVKSSVKDEEENSVTFYLIITLGSVSMLFLISIIVLIVMQCSKPTDYSSKYLQDVNNDGTLCHSIQYRSGDKRYMLVGPRMSIGSTIVPGSNGNTLVLPEHRRRASGEVRN, translated from the coding sequence ATGGAACAAAGAGGACGCGGGGCATGGCTGGAGGGACGGCAGTGGGTTGTGTTCATGGTTGCTTTGGTTCTCTTTTGGAGCGGAGGTTCTGCACAGATAAGATACTCCATCTCTGAAGAGCTTAAGGAAGGAACTGTCGTTGGGAATATAGCTAAGGATTTGGGTATAGAGCTAAGCACATTGAAGGAAAGGGGATTTCGAATCGTATCTGGCTCGACTGATCCCCTTTTCCAGGTAAACCAGAATGACGGCATCTTGTATGTGAACCGAAaaatagacagagaggaggtgtgCGAACGGAGCAGCGTGTGTTTAATCAACCTGAAAACCGTTCTAGAGAACCCGCTGGAGATCCATTATGTTGCTGTGGAGGTGTTAGATGTTAACGACCATTCTCCCATCTTTCCCGAAAAAGAGAAAAGGTTAGAGATTTCAGAATCTGCGGTACCTGGGGCGAGATTTCAGCTTAATGCTGCTCATGATCGAGATGGAGGCATTTATTCTATTCAACAGTATAAACTCAGCCCCAATGATCATTTCCGTTTGGAAGTTAAAGATCGAGGTGAGGACCGCAAAACCCCTACTTTGATTTTACAGAAGGCGTTAGATAGAGAGGCCATACGGAGCCATAGATTATTGCTCACGGCTATTGATGGAGGTAAACCTCCTAGATCTGGAGACATGAGAATAACTGTAGATGTATTAGACGTAAACGATAACACCCCTGTCTTTACTAAGGAGGTATACTCTGTAACGCTGAATGAAAATGCCCCTTTAGGCACAACAGTCATACAGATGAACGCGACTGATTTGGACGAAGGTTCAAATGGCGAAATAATGTATTCTTTCGCCAACGACGTGGGCGGTAGAGTACGGAAACGTTTTGATTTAGACTGCATTACCGGGGAAATAATTGTAAAGGGTGTTATTAATTTCGAGGAAAATAACAGCTTTGAGATTGATATTCAGGCATCAGACAAGGGGACAGCTCCTTTGACAACTGACAAAACTATTATTATCAATGTAATTGACGTTAATGACAATGCACCGGAGATTGAAGTGACATCTTTCTCTAACGCAATCCCCGAGGATTCCAAACCCGGAACTACTGTAGCACTGATCAGTGTTAATGATTTGGACTCTGGTCTCAATGGCAAAGTTCTTTGCTCGCTACTTGAAGATGTACCTTTCAAACTAATTCCCTCTTTACAAGATAACATGTATTCTGTAGTCACCAAGTCACCActagatagggagaaagagactgAATATGATCTAACAATAGTAGCCAAAGACGCAGGGGAACCGTCCTTGTCATCTATAAAGACTATCAGCGTTGTTGTATCAGATGTGAATGACAACAGTCCAGAGTTTTCACTGAGTCCCTATGCGTTCTATGTCACTGAGAATAACATCCCCGGCGCCTCAGTATTTTCCGTGAGTGCGTCAGATCCAGACATGAATGAAAACGCACTTATTTCATATCATATATTGAGAGATGGTGGCGAGGAAAACAAATGGGCGTCCTTTCTCAGCATAAATTCGGAAAATGGGAACATATTGGCGCTAAAAAGTTTTGACTTTGAAACTTTAAAAACATTCAATTTCCAAGTTGTAGCTACAGACTCTGGAACTCCGTCACAAAACAGCAACGTCACAGTGAATGTGTTCATTCTGGATCAGAACGACAATACTCCAAGGATCTTGTATCCAGTCAGCGCTAACGGTTCTGCTGAAGGTGTGGAGGAGATTCCCCGCAATGTGAACGCAGGCCATTTGGTGACTAAAGTGAGAGCCTATGACGCTGATATCGGATATAACGGCTGGTTATTATTTTCACTGCAGGAAGTTACTGACCACAGTCTCTGTGCTTTGGATCGCTATACAGGACAGATAAGGACACTTCGGTCATTCACGGAGACAGACGAGGCTGCGCATAAACTGGTCATACTGGTAAAAGACAATGGAAACGTTTCACTGTCAGCAACAGCTACTGTGATTATCAACGTTGTGGAGCCCAAAGAGGCTTTTGCAGCTTCTGATGTTAAAAGTTCAGTAAAAGACGAGGAGGAGAACAGCGTTACATTTTATTTGATCATTACATTGGGGTCAGTTTCAATGCTTTTTCTCATCAGTATCATCGTGTTGATTGTAATGCAGTGCTCCAAACCCACAGACTATTCCTCCAAGTATTTACAAGATGTGAATAACGACGGGACACTGTGCCACAGCATCCAGTACAGATCCGGAGACAAACGGTACATGTTAGTTGGACCCAGAATGAGTATAGGTTCTACCATAGTCCCGGGCAGCAATGGAAATACTCTAGTGCTACCTGAACACAGGAGGAGAGCTTCTGGAGAGGTAAGAAATTGA